The following proteins are encoded in a genomic region of Magnolia sinica isolate HGM2019 chromosome 1, MsV1, whole genome shotgun sequence:
- the LOC131255312 gene encoding protein TIFY 8-like isoform X4, whose amino-acid sequence MAILIMANDGDKPIFHDFFGATCTDSAAVPAPAAKSVGFREIGASEASPSVSVGASSGAHGPVSASSDLGSERQVGNNFEGVQFHGGKSDFSGPEISNRFSGTKRSNSDSSFMASLRDKMIQMGPDSVESARLIKMFQNEAAGDRPRRSKDDEPYFAMQYPRPASTSVILQPPIGSRPDLVVSSWDRSIPMHAGQMMHYPSRLGQFATSADKLPANRYKDASASTSLISQPAADEGSRTGIKGSGLVSIINTSSGTAEKNSSGVLPSSNRPKAFPQNIETETTNPPSRRSLTSASRQMTIFYAGQAHVFDDVHPNKADAIMALAGSTGGSWSTTYSPKSSARPLLVSEAHTPSGENEMSINNIALSHNIHGRLSVLGASNHGFGQGGRISIPASGGDQGSGPVRDNRTAVQAAEPNTEGKRERRL is encoded by the exons ATGGCGATCCTCATCATGGCCAATGACGGAGACAAGCCGATCTTCCACGATTTCTTCGGGGCTACATGCACGGACTCGGCTGCCGTCCCGGCGCCGGCTGCCAAGAGCGTCGGTTTCCGGGAAATCGGAGCTTCGGAGGCGTCGCCTTCCGTGTCCGTAGGAGCTTCTTCCGGCGCCCATGGCCCTGTCTCGGCCAGTTCTGATCTGGGTTCAG AGAGGCAGGTTGGGAACAATTTTGAGGGGGTTCAATTTCATGGTGGGAAGAGTGATTTCTCAGGGCCTGAGATAAGTAACAGATTCTCGGGAACAAAGAGGAGCAATTCAGACTCATCCTTTATGGCTTCGTTGAGAGATAAGATGATTCAGATGGGACCAGATTCTGTTGAAAGTGCACGTCTAATAAAG ATGTTCCAAAACGAGGCAGCGGGAGAtcgaccaagaagatcaaaggacGATGAACCGTACTTTGCTATGCAATACCCAAGGCCAGCTTCTACTTCTGTCATATTACAACCGCCCATTGGTAGTCGACCTGATTTGGTTGTTTCCAGTTGGGATCGGTCTATACCAATGCATGCAGGTCAAATGATGCATTACCCTTCCCGCCTCGGCCAATTCGCGACTTCTGCAGATAAGCTTCCTGCAAATAGATATAAGGATGCTAGTGCTAGTACTTCACTTATTTCTCAACCTGCAGCTGATGAGGGTTCTAGAACAGGCATTAAAGGCTCTGGCCTTGTGAGTATCATTAACACCAGCAGTGGAACTGCTGAGAAAAATTCATCTGGGGTGTTGCCTTCTAGCAATAGACCAAAGGCCTTTCCTCAGAACATTGAAACGGAAACTACTAATCCACCAAG CCGCCGTAGTTTAACATCTGCCAGTCGTCAGATGACCATATTTTATGCTGGACAAGCACATGTCTTCGATGATGTTCATCCAAACAAG GCAGATGCAATAATGGCCTTAGCTGGGTCAACCGGAGGGTCATGGTCCACAACTTATTCCCCAAAGTCAAGTGCACGCCCACTACTTGTCAGTGAAGCCCACACACCGAGTGGAGAGAATGAAATGAGCATCAACAACATAGCATTATCGCATAATATACATGGCAGGCTATCTGTGCTGGGAGCTTCAAATCATGGATTTGGCCAAGGTGGACGAATCTCAATCCCTGCATCAG GAGGTGATCAAGGCAGCGGGCCAGTTAGAGATAATAGAACTGCGGTTCAAGCAGCAGAACCGAATACCGAAGGCAAAAGAGAG
- the LOC131255312 gene encoding protein TIFY 8-like isoform X1: MAILIMANDGDKPIFHDFFGATCTDSAAVPAPAAKSVGFREIGASEASPSVSVGASSGAHGPVSASSDLGSERQVGNNFEGVQFHGGKSDFSGPEISNRFSGTKRSNSDSSFMASLRDKMIQMGPDSVESARLIKMFQNEAAGDRPRRSKDDEPYFAMQYPRPASTSVILQPPIGSRPDLVVSSWDRSIPMHAGQMMHYPSRLGQFATSADKLPANRYKDASASTSLISQPAADEGSRTGIKGSGLVSIINTSSGTAEKNSSGVLPSSNRPKAFPQNIETETTNPPSRRSLTSASRQMTIFYAGQAHVFDDVHPNKADAIMALAGSTGGSWSTTYSPKSSARPLLVSEAHTPSGENEMSINNIALSHNIHGRLSVLGASNHGFGQGGRISIPASGGDQGSGPVRDNRTAVQAAEPNTEGKRENLKFGICYHFTFHLSWHFNPSSLLVAAHTLPLKPSPGAGDLTIVAIWTDPLCFLPSV, encoded by the exons ATGGCGATCCTCATCATGGCCAATGACGGAGACAAGCCGATCTTCCACGATTTCTTCGGGGCTACATGCACGGACTCGGCTGCCGTCCCGGCGCCGGCTGCCAAGAGCGTCGGTTTCCGGGAAATCGGAGCTTCGGAGGCGTCGCCTTCCGTGTCCGTAGGAGCTTCTTCCGGCGCCCATGGCCCTGTCTCGGCCAGTTCTGATCTGGGTTCAG AGAGGCAGGTTGGGAACAATTTTGAGGGGGTTCAATTTCATGGTGGGAAGAGTGATTTCTCAGGGCCTGAGATAAGTAACAGATTCTCGGGAACAAAGAGGAGCAATTCAGACTCATCCTTTATGGCTTCGTTGAGAGATAAGATGATTCAGATGGGACCAGATTCTGTTGAAAGTGCACGTCTAATAAAG ATGTTCCAAAACGAGGCAGCGGGAGAtcgaccaagaagatcaaaggacGATGAACCGTACTTTGCTATGCAATACCCAAGGCCAGCTTCTACTTCTGTCATATTACAACCGCCCATTGGTAGTCGACCTGATTTGGTTGTTTCCAGTTGGGATCGGTCTATACCAATGCATGCAGGTCAAATGATGCATTACCCTTCCCGCCTCGGCCAATTCGCGACTTCTGCAGATAAGCTTCCTGCAAATAGATATAAGGATGCTAGTGCTAGTACTTCACTTATTTCTCAACCTGCAGCTGATGAGGGTTCTAGAACAGGCATTAAAGGCTCTGGCCTTGTGAGTATCATTAACACCAGCAGTGGAACTGCTGAGAAAAATTCATCTGGGGTGTTGCCTTCTAGCAATAGACCAAAGGCCTTTCCTCAGAACATTGAAACGGAAACTACTAATCCACCAAG CCGCCGTAGTTTAACATCTGCCAGTCGTCAGATGACCATATTTTATGCTGGACAAGCACATGTCTTCGATGATGTTCATCCAAACAAG GCAGATGCAATAATGGCCTTAGCTGGGTCAACCGGAGGGTCATGGTCCACAACTTATTCCCCAAAGTCAAGTGCACGCCCACTACTTGTCAGTGAAGCCCACACACCGAGTGGAGAGAATGAAATGAGCATCAACAACATAGCATTATCGCATAATATACATGGCAGGCTATCTGTGCTGGGAGCTTCAAATCATGGATTTGGCCAAGGTGGACGAATCTCAATCCCTGCATCAG GAGGTGATCAAGGCAGCGGGCCAGTTAGAGATAATAGAACTGCGGTTCAAGCAGCAGAACCGAATACCGAAGGCAAAAGAGAG AATCTGAAGTTCGGCATCTGTTATCACTTCACCTTTCATCTCTCATGGCATTTCAATCCGTCATCGTTGCTCGTAGCTGCTCACACTTTGCCT
- the LOC131255312 gene encoding protein TIFY 8-like isoform X5 gives MAILIMANDGDKPIFHDFFGATCTDSAAVPAPAAKSVGFREIGASEASPSVSVGASSGAHGPVSASSDLGSERQVGNNFEGVQFHGGKSDFSGPEISNRFSGTKRSNSDSSFMASLRDKMIQMGPDSVESARLIKMFQNEAAGDRPRRSKDDEPYFAMQYPRPASTSVILQPPIGSRPDLVVSSWDRSIPMHAGQMMHYPSRLGQFATSADKLPANRYKDASASTSLISQPAADEGSRTGIKGSGLVSIINTSSGTAEKNSSGVLPSSNRPKAFPQNIETETTNPPSRRSLTSASRQMTIFYAGQAHVFDDVHPNKADAIMALAGSTGGSWSTTYSPKSSARPLLVSEAHTPSGENEMSINNIALSHNIHGRLSVLGASNHGFGQGGRISIPASGGDQGSGPVRDNRTAVQAAEPNTEGKRE, from the exons ATGGCGATCCTCATCATGGCCAATGACGGAGACAAGCCGATCTTCCACGATTTCTTCGGGGCTACATGCACGGACTCGGCTGCCGTCCCGGCGCCGGCTGCCAAGAGCGTCGGTTTCCGGGAAATCGGAGCTTCGGAGGCGTCGCCTTCCGTGTCCGTAGGAGCTTCTTCCGGCGCCCATGGCCCTGTCTCGGCCAGTTCTGATCTGGGTTCAG AGAGGCAGGTTGGGAACAATTTTGAGGGGGTTCAATTTCATGGTGGGAAGAGTGATTTCTCAGGGCCTGAGATAAGTAACAGATTCTCGGGAACAAAGAGGAGCAATTCAGACTCATCCTTTATGGCTTCGTTGAGAGATAAGATGATTCAGATGGGACCAGATTCTGTTGAAAGTGCACGTCTAATAAAG ATGTTCCAAAACGAGGCAGCGGGAGAtcgaccaagaagatcaaaggacGATGAACCGTACTTTGCTATGCAATACCCAAGGCCAGCTTCTACTTCTGTCATATTACAACCGCCCATTGGTAGTCGACCTGATTTGGTTGTTTCCAGTTGGGATCGGTCTATACCAATGCATGCAGGTCAAATGATGCATTACCCTTCCCGCCTCGGCCAATTCGCGACTTCTGCAGATAAGCTTCCTGCAAATAGATATAAGGATGCTAGTGCTAGTACTTCACTTATTTCTCAACCTGCAGCTGATGAGGGTTCTAGAACAGGCATTAAAGGCTCTGGCCTTGTGAGTATCATTAACACCAGCAGTGGAACTGCTGAGAAAAATTCATCTGGGGTGTTGCCTTCTAGCAATAGACCAAAGGCCTTTCCTCAGAACATTGAAACGGAAACTACTAATCCACCAAG CCGCCGTAGTTTAACATCTGCCAGTCGTCAGATGACCATATTTTATGCTGGACAAGCACATGTCTTCGATGATGTTCATCCAAACAAG GCAGATGCAATAATGGCCTTAGCTGGGTCAACCGGAGGGTCATGGTCCACAACTTATTCCCCAAAGTCAAGTGCACGCCCACTACTTGTCAGTGAAGCCCACACACCGAGTGGAGAGAATGAAATGAGCATCAACAACATAGCATTATCGCATAATATACATGGCAGGCTATCTGTGCTGGGAGCTTCAAATCATGGATTTGGCCAAGGTGGACGAATCTCAATCCCTGCATCAG GAGGTGATCAAGGCAGCGGGCCAGTTAGAGATAATAGAACTGCGGTTCAAGCAGCAGAACCGAATACCGAAGGCAAAAGAGAG
- the LOC131255312 gene encoding protein TIFY 8-like isoform X3, whose amino-acid sequence MAILIMANDGDKPIFHDFFGATCTDSAAVPAPAAKSVGFREIGASEASPSVSVGASSGAHGPVSASSDLGSERQVGNNFEGVQFHGGKSDFSGPEISNRFSGTKRSNSDSSFMASLRDKMIQMGPDSVESARLIKMFQNEAAGDRPRRSKDDEPYFAMQYPRPASTSVILQPPIGSRPDLVVSSWDRSIPMHAGQMMHYPSRLGQFATSADKLPANRYKDASASTSLISQPAADEGSRTGIKGSGLVSIINTSSGTAEKNSSGVLPSSNRPKAFPQNIETETTNPPSRRSLTSASRQMTIFYAGQAHVFDDVHPNKADAIMALAGSTGGSWSTTYSPKSSARPLLVSEAHTPSGENEMSINNIALSHNIHGRLSVLGASNHGFGQGGRISIPASGGDQGSGPVRDNRTAVQAAEPNTEGKREHFSRH is encoded by the exons ATGGCGATCCTCATCATGGCCAATGACGGAGACAAGCCGATCTTCCACGATTTCTTCGGGGCTACATGCACGGACTCGGCTGCCGTCCCGGCGCCGGCTGCCAAGAGCGTCGGTTTCCGGGAAATCGGAGCTTCGGAGGCGTCGCCTTCCGTGTCCGTAGGAGCTTCTTCCGGCGCCCATGGCCCTGTCTCGGCCAGTTCTGATCTGGGTTCAG AGAGGCAGGTTGGGAACAATTTTGAGGGGGTTCAATTTCATGGTGGGAAGAGTGATTTCTCAGGGCCTGAGATAAGTAACAGATTCTCGGGAACAAAGAGGAGCAATTCAGACTCATCCTTTATGGCTTCGTTGAGAGATAAGATGATTCAGATGGGACCAGATTCTGTTGAAAGTGCACGTCTAATAAAG ATGTTCCAAAACGAGGCAGCGGGAGAtcgaccaagaagatcaaaggacGATGAACCGTACTTTGCTATGCAATACCCAAGGCCAGCTTCTACTTCTGTCATATTACAACCGCCCATTGGTAGTCGACCTGATTTGGTTGTTTCCAGTTGGGATCGGTCTATACCAATGCATGCAGGTCAAATGATGCATTACCCTTCCCGCCTCGGCCAATTCGCGACTTCTGCAGATAAGCTTCCTGCAAATAGATATAAGGATGCTAGTGCTAGTACTTCACTTATTTCTCAACCTGCAGCTGATGAGGGTTCTAGAACAGGCATTAAAGGCTCTGGCCTTGTGAGTATCATTAACACCAGCAGTGGAACTGCTGAGAAAAATTCATCTGGGGTGTTGCCTTCTAGCAATAGACCAAAGGCCTTTCCTCAGAACATTGAAACGGAAACTACTAATCCACCAAG CCGCCGTAGTTTAACATCTGCCAGTCGTCAGATGACCATATTTTATGCTGGACAAGCACATGTCTTCGATGATGTTCATCCAAACAAG GCAGATGCAATAATGGCCTTAGCTGGGTCAACCGGAGGGTCATGGTCCACAACTTATTCCCCAAAGTCAAGTGCACGCCCACTACTTGTCAGTGAAGCCCACACACCGAGTGGAGAGAATGAAATGAGCATCAACAACATAGCATTATCGCATAATATACATGGCAGGCTATCTGTGCTGGGAGCTTCAAATCATGGATTTGGCCAAGGTGGACGAATCTCAATCCCTGCATCAG GAGGTGATCAAGGCAGCGGGCCAGTTAGAGATAATAGAACTGCGGTTCAAGCAGCAGAACCGAATACCGAAGGCAAAAGAGAG CATTTTTCTCGTCACTGA
- the LOC131255312 gene encoding protein TIFY 8-like isoform X2: MAILIMANDGDKPIFHDFFGATCTDSAAVPAPAAKSVGFREIGASEASPSVSVGASSGAHGPVSASSDLGSERQVGNNFEGVQFHGGKSDFSGPEISNRFSGTKRSNSDSSFMASLRDKMIQMGPDSVESARLIKMFQNEAAGDRPRRSKDDEPYFAMQYPRPASTSVILQPPIGSRPDLVVSSWDRSIPMHAGQMMHYPSRLGQFATSADKLPANRYKDASASTSLISQPAADEGSRTGIKGSGLVSIINTSSGTAEKNSSGVLPSSNRPKAFPQNIETETTNPPSRRSLTSASRQMTIFYAGQAHVFDDVHPNKADAIMALAGSTGGSWSTTYSPKSSARPLLVSEAHTPSGENEMSINNIALSHNIHGRLSVLGASNHGFGQGGRISIPASGGDQGSGPVRDNRTAVQAAEPNTEGKREVGNHVG, translated from the exons ATGGCGATCCTCATCATGGCCAATGACGGAGACAAGCCGATCTTCCACGATTTCTTCGGGGCTACATGCACGGACTCGGCTGCCGTCCCGGCGCCGGCTGCCAAGAGCGTCGGTTTCCGGGAAATCGGAGCTTCGGAGGCGTCGCCTTCCGTGTCCGTAGGAGCTTCTTCCGGCGCCCATGGCCCTGTCTCGGCCAGTTCTGATCTGGGTTCAG AGAGGCAGGTTGGGAACAATTTTGAGGGGGTTCAATTTCATGGTGGGAAGAGTGATTTCTCAGGGCCTGAGATAAGTAACAGATTCTCGGGAACAAAGAGGAGCAATTCAGACTCATCCTTTATGGCTTCGTTGAGAGATAAGATGATTCAGATGGGACCAGATTCTGTTGAAAGTGCACGTCTAATAAAG ATGTTCCAAAACGAGGCAGCGGGAGAtcgaccaagaagatcaaaggacGATGAACCGTACTTTGCTATGCAATACCCAAGGCCAGCTTCTACTTCTGTCATATTACAACCGCCCATTGGTAGTCGACCTGATTTGGTTGTTTCCAGTTGGGATCGGTCTATACCAATGCATGCAGGTCAAATGATGCATTACCCTTCCCGCCTCGGCCAATTCGCGACTTCTGCAGATAAGCTTCCTGCAAATAGATATAAGGATGCTAGTGCTAGTACTTCACTTATTTCTCAACCTGCAGCTGATGAGGGTTCTAGAACAGGCATTAAAGGCTCTGGCCTTGTGAGTATCATTAACACCAGCAGTGGAACTGCTGAGAAAAATTCATCTGGGGTGTTGCCTTCTAGCAATAGACCAAAGGCCTTTCCTCAGAACATTGAAACGGAAACTACTAATCCACCAAG CCGCCGTAGTTTAACATCTGCCAGTCGTCAGATGACCATATTTTATGCTGGACAAGCACATGTCTTCGATGATGTTCATCCAAACAAG GCAGATGCAATAATGGCCTTAGCTGGGTCAACCGGAGGGTCATGGTCCACAACTTATTCCCCAAAGTCAAGTGCACGCCCACTACTTGTCAGTGAAGCCCACACACCGAGTGGAGAGAATGAAATGAGCATCAACAACATAGCATTATCGCATAATATACATGGCAGGCTATCTGTGCTGGGAGCTTCAAATCATGGATTTGGCCAAGGTGGACGAATCTCAATCCCTGCATCAG GAGGTGATCAAGGCAGCGGGCCAGTTAGAGATAATAGAACTGCGGTTCAAGCAGCAGAACCGAATACCGAAGGCAAAAGAGAG